The following proteins come from a genomic window of Paenibacillus spongiae:
- a CDS encoding DnaA ATPase domain-containing protein, producing the protein MESMGDAMRVMLRKIEDWRTKTPSTTQQAAQTFGCVKCKDTGTINTFRWVEDEDYTYKGQPVKHQVAHVENCSCHFEKQLEKYNAAAGFSDKEREHTFKNAVIDDENRPNFEIAVDFIKAIDKHQQWGTWLYIYGDSVRAQNLADKTGKEISAYGTGKTYLMQCIANALTNRKLPAIYVNEEKLFGDIKSTYNRDSDESEQDVLRRYYTIPILLIDDLFSTQYTEWAEGKLFSILDARVNDKKITIITSNYATGRIEKRLPVNGGKIASRIMGQAQLVEMIGTDRRRTIQRMRKDETA; encoded by the coding sequence ATGGAAAGTATGGGCGACGCAATGCGGGTAATGTTGAGGAAGATCGAAGACTGGCGGACAAAGACGCCGAGCACAACGCAGCAAGCAGCGCAGACTTTTGGATGCGTCAAGTGTAAGGACACCGGCACGATCAACACATTCCGATGGGTGGAGGATGAGGACTACACCTATAAAGGACAACCCGTGAAGCATCAAGTCGCCCATGTCGAGAATTGCTCCTGCCACTTTGAAAAGCAGTTGGAGAAGTACAACGCAGCGGCTGGCTTCAGTGACAAAGAGCGCGAGCACACTTTCAAGAACGCCGTGATCGACGACGAGAACCGTCCAAACTTTGAAATCGCCGTCGACTTTATCAAAGCCATCGATAAGCACCAGCAATGGGGAACATGGCTTTACATATACGGCGACAGTGTCCGCGCTCAGAATTTAGCCGACAAGACCGGGAAAGAAATTAGCGCATACGGGACCGGCAAAACGTACCTGATGCAATGCATCGCAAATGCACTGACAAACCGGAAACTGCCGGCCATATACGTGAACGAGGAAAAGTTGTTTGGGGACATCAAATCCACCTATAACCGGGACAGCGATGAAAGCGAACAGGACGTTCTGCGGCGTTATTATACCATCCCAATCTTACTGATCGATGACCTTTTCAGCACACAATACACCGAATGGGCGGAAGGGAAGCTATTCAGCATCCTGGACGCCCGAGTCAACGATAAGAAAATCACGATCATAACGAGCAATTACGCAACGGGTCGTATTGAAAAGCGACTGCCAGTGAACGGCGGAAAGATCGCCAGCCGCATTATGGGACAGGCCCAGCTGGTCGAGATGATCGGTACCGACCGCAGGAGGACGATACAACGAATGCGGAAGGATGAGACGGCGTGA
- a CDS encoding HNH endonuclease, which translates to MKNDYEIRGPITVIFLRRKDGTVLETLIDTDDLQSVNEFPNTWFAHWSSEVKNFYVGGMHKVGDKWKPAMLHRWVTNAPSHLVVDHINHNTLDNRQSCNLRLLTIAQNLQNRQGAQSNSKSGVRGVSWHKEKKKWDARVKLNGKYKRIGYFDDLEEAKTAIEAARAELMPFSQEALPKRRPIA; encoded by the coding sequence GTGAAAAACGATTACGAAATAAGGGGACCAATTACAGTGATTTTCCTACGGCGAAAAGACGGTACTGTCTTAGAGACTTTAATAGACACCGATGACTTGCAAAGCGTTAATGAGTTTCCAAACACATGGTTTGCCCATTGGAGTTCAGAAGTAAAAAATTTTTATGTTGGTGGGATGCACAAGGTTGGTGATAAATGGAAACCGGCAATGCTTCACCGATGGGTTACAAACGCTCCATCCCATTTAGTTGTTGACCACATTAACCATAACACCTTAGACAACCGGCAATCATGTAATCTCCGTCTACTTACAATCGCTCAGAATTTACAAAATCGTCAAGGTGCACAATCGAACAGTAAGAGTGGTGTGCGTGGGGTTAGTTGGCATAAGGAGAAAAAGAAGTGGGATGCGCGAGTAAAGCTGAATGGGAAATACAAAAGAATTGGATATTTCGATGACTTGGAAGAAGCGAAGACTGCAATCGAGGCGGCTAGGGCGGAATTAATGCCATTCTCACAGGAAGCCTTACCGAAAAGGAGGCCGATCGCCTAA
- a CDS encoding sigma factor-like helix-turn-helix DNA-binding protein, whose product MNHDQVTELLKNYRSYRYAAKNCGEPEGRLPVLYSERRRNLNGWDQDRYHRIVNMITGAVEDVLSDDQRTVISRKYLDRNTLTLSEIADILHKDRTTVSRWHTEAIRRLTIALQPLSADEREINNVDHMFDPTWKHVETA is encoded by the coding sequence ATGAATCACGACCAAGTAACCGAGCTGCTGAAGAACTATCGCAGTTACCGATATGCGGCCAAGAACTGCGGCGAACCAGAAGGACGCCTCCCGGTACTGTACAGTGAACGCCGGCGCAATCTGAATGGATGGGATCAAGATCGATATCACCGCATTGTGAACATGATTACCGGCGCTGTCGAGGATGTGCTGAGCGATGATCAACGGACGGTCATCAGCCGCAAGTATCTGGACCGCAATACGCTGACGCTGAGCGAGATCGCAGACATCCTGCACAAAGACCGGACGACGGTATCGCGATGGCACACAGAGGCAATCAGGCGGCTCACAATCGCTCTCCAGCCGTTATCCGCAGATGAACGCGAGATCAACAACGTTGATCATATGTTTGACCCGACTTGGAAACACGTCGAAACCGCGTAA
- a CDS encoding BC1872 family protein — MTREEILAMTPGRELDALVAEKVMMWTKDTDGSYWLVDTYSIRTWEQTSYPGFQPSTDIAAAWEVLERFPTHQITKMHDIKLPWNEESIYKAIVKANKYIAYGKTAPLAICRAALLFALNGEESV; from the coding sequence ATGACCCGAGAAGAGATACTGGCGATGACGCCGGGGCGTGAGTTGGATGCGCTGGTGGCGGAGAAAGTGATGATGTGGACAAAGGATACTGATGGAAGCTACTGGTTAGTAGACACATACAGCATTCGTACTTGGGAACAAACGTCATACCCCGGATTCCAACCTTCTACCGACATAGCCGCAGCATGGGAAGTGCTGGAGAGATTCCCGACTCATCAAATCACAAAAATGCACGATATAAAACTCCCATGGAACGAAGAAAGCATTTATAAAGCGATTGTGAAGGCGAATAAATACATTGCGTACGGAAAGACAGCACCGCTTGCGATATGCCGTGCAGCTCTATTATTTGCTCTTAACGGGGAGGAATCTGTGTGA
- a CDS encoding RusA family crossover junction endodeoxyribonuclease — MEATELMKTVYTVELSMTPMGAVRMTRKGKWTSEAAQRYLTYKQAAAWKLRQVFKEPLPYAVDVNVRFTLPVPPSWGKKKKTEHIGQHVTVKPDIDNLLKGLFDAANKIVWLDDNLVARCSAEKVYGHTGKIEMEVTPVF, encoded by the coding sequence ATGGAAGCTACAGAGCTCATGAAAACCGTGTACACAGTAGAACTGTCGATGACACCTATGGGAGCCGTCAGAATGACGCGTAAAGGGAAATGGACGAGCGAGGCAGCCCAACGTTACCTCACCTACAAGCAGGCGGCAGCGTGGAAACTACGGCAGGTGTTCAAGGAGCCTCTACCTTACGCAGTGGATGTCAATGTGCGGTTCACGCTTCCGGTGCCGCCTAGCTGGGGAAAGAAGAAAAAGACGGAGCACATCGGGCAGCACGTCACCGTTAAACCGGACATCGATAACTTACTCAAAGGATTGTTCGATGCAGCAAACAAAATCGTGTGGCTGGATGATAACCTGGTTGCCCGTTGCTCAGCTGAAAAGGTATATGGACACACCGGCAAGATCGAGATGGAAGTTACGCCAGTATTCTAG
- a CDS encoding portal protein, translating to MPELDDKSQFKLIETGFRASLSALSEDHALWRKYDEFYLAKQWNTQRPSWMPNPVVNYVAYVVDQKTPQLTNNRPRGLILPTAQGDEEVAKLFTQVTDVIAERVGLDETITEVVPTGLLLGIGWFKVYWDNSKSGGKYRPDEYPPKSTVWKGDVCVEAPDPANIYHDPQAHKVEDCRYIIYAVPKTVEWVEEKFGVKVDAEQSFQTEIYDRPSDNQANNRVMLYEYWYKEKGTINVIYAAGGKVLKRIPEVYKHGRYPFVAFVPKKKRKSLTGIGEPRNIIDNQEILNKFIEMFTRNTMLTANPILLIDDTSGINPDTFTAKPGVTQLARGLKSGAKVMDWFQPPQISADVPNIIEKFQEFIERMSGVYDANTGETPGGVTAAAAIQMLVEQGSIPIKGIATNLHHAIKDVYELIIELVKENYTEERYIRITDENGGYQFQPFIGAKYAEIDLDVQVSAGASTPTSKAYIHQLGADLFQQGILPASMYVEMLDGLPNKEKVVAYLREQEDMQKQQAAMAAQPPDPMAEQAAMEQQMIQQQEQQAQAEQQEMNKFQQQALLKEMDNNTKLQIAALKTGS from the coding sequence TTGCCTGAATTAGACGACAAATCACAGTTCAAACTCATCGAAACTGGTTTTCGGGCATCACTCAGCGCTTTGAGTGAGGATCACGCCCTGTGGCGGAAATACGATGAATTCTATCTCGCCAAACAGTGGAACACGCAGCGGCCCTCATGGATGCCGAATCCGGTCGTGAACTATGTCGCCTATGTCGTCGATCAAAAGACCCCGCAGCTGACCAATAATCGGCCCCGGGGTCTTATTCTTCCCACGGCACAGGGTGATGAAGAGGTCGCGAAGCTATTTACCCAGGTAACGGACGTCATTGCGGAGCGTGTGGGGCTGGATGAAACGATTACAGAAGTTGTTCCTACCGGTCTGCTGCTCGGGATCGGGTGGTTTAAAGTCTACTGGGATAACAGTAAGAGTGGTGGCAAATACAGGCCAGACGAATACCCACCGAAAAGTACGGTGTGGAAGGGTGATGTATGTGTCGAAGCGCCAGATCCGGCGAATATCTACCACGATCCGCAGGCTCATAAGGTGGAGGATTGCCGCTATATCATTTACGCCGTACCAAAGACGGTTGAATGGGTAGAAGAAAAGTTCGGCGTGAAGGTGGATGCCGAACAGTCGTTTCAAACCGAGATTTACGATCGTCCTAGCGACAATCAAGCGAATAATCGTGTCATGCTTTACGAGTATTGGTACAAGGAGAAAGGCACGATCAACGTCATATACGCCGCCGGCGGTAAAGTTCTCAAGCGGATTCCCGAAGTGTACAAACACGGGCGGTATCCGTTTGTTGCATTCGTGCCCAAGAAGAAGCGTAAGAGCCTCACAGGGATCGGAGAGCCGCGCAACATCATCGACAACCAAGAAATACTTAACAAATTTATTGAGATGTTCACGCGGAACACCATGCTCACCGCAAATCCGATTCTGCTCATTGACGATACCAGCGGCATTAATCCAGACACCTTCACAGCGAAGCCGGGGGTCACTCAGCTGGCCCGTGGGCTGAAGAGCGGCGCAAAGGTCATGGATTGGTTTCAACCGCCTCAGATCAGCGCTGACGTGCCTAATATCATCGAGAAGTTCCAAGAGTTCATCGAACGTATGTCCGGGGTATACGATGCTAACACAGGCGAAACTCCGGGCGGTGTTACGGCGGCAGCAGCTATTCAAATGCTCGTGGAGCAAGGTAGCATCCCGATCAAGGGGATCGCGACGAACCTGCATCACGCCATCAAAGACGTATATGAGCTGATAATCGAGCTTGTGAAGGAAAATTATACCGAAGAACGGTATATCCGCATCACTGACGAAAATGGTGGTTACCAGTTTCAACCGTTCATTGGCGCGAAGTACGCGGAGATTGACCTCGATGTACAGGTAAGCGCAGGTGCTTCAACACCGACGAGCAAGGCGTATATTCATCAACTCGGTGCCGATTTGTTCCAGCAAGGTATTTTACCGGCGAGTATGTATGTAGAAATGCTTGATGGACTACCTAATAAAGAAAAAGTGGTCGCTTATCTTCGAGAGCAAGAGGACATGCAGAAACAGCAGGCCGCAATGGCCGCACAGCCGCCTGACCCAATGGCCGAACAAGCGGCGATGGAACAGCAGATGATTCAGCAGCAGGAGCAACAGGCGCAGGCTGAGCAGCAAGAGATGAACAAGTTCCAGCAACAAGCACTTTTGAAGGAAATGGATAACAACACCAAGCTGCAGATCGCAGCACTTAAAACTGGCTCCTAA
- a CDS encoding YopX family protein, producing MSREIKFRGMDLQGRWFHGNLAILLKDLRSTGNKAGHYISNAAGAPFAYAVRPETVGQYTGLKDRNGVDVYEGDIAVGEHATYSIRWDDSKALFKARVEKTNTVLIRYNAFPLWQYLQDDGNCRFEIVGNIYNNPELIREEQ from the coding sequence ATGAGCAGAGAGATTAAGTTTCGGGGCATGGATTTACAAGGTCGATGGTTTCATGGAAACCTTGCAATTTTATTAAAAGACTTGAGGTCAACAGGAAACAAAGCAGGTCATTATATTTCTAATGCAGCAGGAGCGCCCTTCGCATATGCAGTGAGGCCGGAAACGGTAGGTCAATACACCGGCCTAAAGGATCGTAACGGGGTGGACGTCTACGAGGGGGATATAGCGGTCGGAGAACATGCGACCTATTCCATTCGGTGGGATGACAGTAAGGCTCTCTTCAAAGCCAGGGTCGAGAAGACTAACACCGTGCTTATTCGCTATAACGCATTCCCGTTGTGGCAGTATCTCCAGGATGACGGGAATTGCAGATTTGAGATAGTCGGGAATATATACAATAATCCAGAGCTCATTCGAGAGGAGCAATAA
- a CDS encoding terminase large subunit domain-containing protein — protein MEQIVLDYLSQKRQQLFHSCPADEVLYGGAAGGGKSEAMLHDALKNALKYPNCKIIMFRRTFPDLERSLILRSRAIYPQSVGKYNEAKKRWTFINGSTIEFAYMKRESDVANYQGAEYDFIYWDELTHFTLHQYTYMISRLRGSNPAIKRQIKAATNPGGVGHAWVKERFIDIGEYERIHRPTPSADEPSPGTRCFIPAKLQDNTKLMEADPGYLQRLENLPEALRRQLLDGNWDSFDGMAFSEWDKEIHIVKPFQIPDTWKRFRAIDYGRSAPFCCLWFAMDQDHHIYVYREAYKAGLDATDQAKLIKELSDGERIQYTVLDSACWIPNQHGESIADTYSDIGVYCDQASKNRINGKDRVHAWLKVLEDNKGRKYSRLRVFENCRNLIRTMPSLPLHQTHVEDVDTDAEDHAYDTLRYGVMSCPDPREYESIDNVASRASTQDHLPWALREEERPMNWSDY, from the coding sequence ATGGAACAAATAGTACTCGATTATCTCTCACAGAAACGACAGCAACTATTCCACTCCTGCCCGGCCGATGAAGTGCTGTATGGTGGCGCAGCCGGTGGGGGTAAGTCAGAGGCTATGTTACACGATGCTCTGAAAAATGCACTCAAATATCCCAATTGCAAGATCATCATGTTTCGGCGTACGTTCCCTGACCTGGAGCGTTCGCTTATTTTGCGTTCACGGGCGATTTACCCGCAATCAGTCGGGAAGTACAATGAGGCCAAGAAGCGCTGGACATTCATCAACGGTAGCACGATTGAGTTTGCATATATGAAACGAGAGTCTGACGTCGCCAACTATCAGGGTGCGGAATACGACTTTATCTATTGGGACGAGTTAACGCACTTCACGTTGCATCAATACACTTACATGATATCGCGGCTCCGTGGATCCAACCCGGCCATTAAACGTCAGATCAAAGCGGCGACTAACCCCGGTGGCGTTGGTCATGCATGGGTAAAGGAAAGATTCATCGATATCGGTGAATACGAACGTATCCATAGACCGACACCATCTGCTGATGAACCTTCACCAGGTACGCGCTGCTTTATCCCTGCTAAGCTGCAGGACAATACTAAGCTGATGGAAGCTGACCCCGGCTACTTGCAACGTCTAGAGAACTTACCTGAAGCGCTTAGGCGGCAGCTTCTAGATGGAAATTGGGATTCGTTCGATGGCATGGCGTTCAGTGAATGGGATAAGGAAATCCACATCGTGAAGCCGTTTCAAATACCGGACACATGGAAGAGATTCAGAGCCATTGACTACGGTCGGTCGGCTCCTTTTTGTTGTTTATGGTTCGCAATGGATCAGGACCATCACATATACGTTTACCGAGAGGCATATAAAGCCGGCCTGGATGCCACAGATCAGGCAAAGCTCATCAAAGAGCTCAGCGATGGCGAGCGCATCCAATACACGGTGCTCGACTCCGCATGTTGGATACCAAACCAGCACGGCGAGAGTATCGCAGACACGTACTCAGACATTGGCGTCTATTGCGATCAAGCCAGTAAGAATCGGATCAATGGCAAGGATCGCGTACACGCATGGCTCAAGGTGCTAGAAGACAACAAAGGCAGGAAATACAGCCGGTTGAGAGTGTTTGAGAATTGCCGGAACCTCATTCGAACGATGCCGTCTCTGCCGCTACATCAAACACACGTTGAGGACGTCGATACAGACGCAGAAGACCATGCTTACGACACGCTGCGATATGGCGTGATGAGCTGTCCGGACCCGAGGGAATACGAGTCAATAGACAATGTAGCGTCACGCGCCAGCACCCAAGACCACCTACCATGGGCGCTAAGAGAAGAAGAACGGCCTATGAACTGGTCGGACTATTAA
- a CDS encoding N4-gp56 family major capsid protein, giving the protein MATQTTGTAGLAPTIQTYYDKKLLARLIANFVHLQFGQKRPIPKNGGKSIDFRKMQSLPAATTPLAEGVTPSGNGVTMINITATPSQYGDFIEFSDVLDMVAIDPIIDESTDVLGEQSSDTLDKVCRDIIASGTSVQYANGKVSRVTVAAGDNLTVVEIRKAVRTLKRNNVKPLEGGDYVAIVEPGTTYDLQSDPKWEQAAQYAGSRQIFSGEIGRLYGVRFVETTNAKKFPGAGAAAVDVYATIVLGRDAYGVVDVAGSSAVKTIVKPLGSSGTADALDQRSSVGWKAMFTAKIIEQAAMVRIEHTVSG; this is encoded by the coding sequence ATGGCTACACAAACAACCGGCACAGCTGGATTAGCACCAACAATTCAAACTTATTACGATAAAAAGCTTCTGGCGCGTCTGATCGCGAATTTCGTTCATCTTCAATTCGGTCAGAAACGTCCTATTCCGAAAAATGGTGGTAAATCGATCGATTTCCGCAAAATGCAGTCACTCCCTGCAGCAACAACACCTCTTGCAGAGGGCGTTACGCCAAGCGGAAACGGCGTGACGATGATCAACATCACCGCAACCCCGAGCCAATACGGCGATTTCATCGAGTTCTCTGACGTTCTCGATATGGTCGCGATTGATCCTATCATCGATGAATCCACTGACGTCTTAGGCGAACAATCGTCTGACACGTTGGACAAGGTTTGCCGCGACATTATCGCATCAGGCACAAGTGTTCAATATGCAAACGGCAAGGTATCCCGCGTAACGGTCGCAGCTGGCGATAACCTGACGGTGGTCGAGATCCGTAAGGCTGTGCGGACGCTGAAACGTAACAATGTAAAGCCGCTAGAAGGTGGGGATTACGTTGCTATTGTTGAACCGGGTACCACTTACGACCTGCAATCCGATCCAAAATGGGAACAAGCTGCTCAATACGCTGGATCGCGGCAAATTTTCTCCGGTGAGATCGGCCGTCTGTACGGCGTTCGTTTCGTTGAGACAACCAACGCGAAGAAATTCCCGGGTGCCGGCGCGGCCGCGGTTGACGTATATGCAACGATCGTACTCGGTAGAGACGCTTACGGTGTTGTCGACGTAGCCGGATCGAGCGCGGTTAAGACCATCGTCAAACCACTTGGTTCTTCCGGTACGGCCGATGCGCTGGATCAACGTTCTTCGGTAGGTTGGAAAGCTATGTTCACCGCAAAAATCATTGAACAAGCGGCTA
- a CDS encoding LytTR family transcriptional regulator DNA-binding domain-containing protein, with product MDFIIRLKSGKEFRFGLNYGTLEDVEKKLNKSKFIRIDKVLINVDEIEYIEPH from the coding sequence ATGGATTTCATTATCAGACTCAAAAGCGGTAAGGAATTCAGATTCGGACTGAATTACGGCACGCTAGAAGATGTCGAGAAAAAGCTGAACAAGAGCAAATTCATCCGAATTGATAAAGTGCTGATCAACGTGGATGAGATCGAATACATCGAACCGCATTAG